The Lewinella sp. 4G2 nucleotide sequence AGTAGCGTGTTGGCCGTTCCGGTAGGGTTAGAGGCAGCTTGTAGACACAGATAGGCTCTACCTCTCCGTATTTTTCCGCATATTGAAGCCCTAAAACAGCAACGATATGAAAACACAGAACATCGGATTCGTACTGATGATAATTGCCATCGGCTTGATCGGCTTTCAAATTGGAGCCACTGCAAAGCATGAGGATAACAGGTACTTCTACCTTTTACCCATTGCCATGGCATTCTTGCTCACGGGTATGTTTTTATGGATGAGGGTGGCACTGAAGAGCAAAAGTAAAACCAACGACGCTTCGGAAGAGGCTTAGCTTTCCACTGACTTGAGCGAGACGTGCTCTCCGCATTGAAGTAATACTATAGTACAATATGAAAGCCCCGCTCATCCAACGGACGAGCGGGGCTTTACTTGTTTTAGCTGGTTGCTAAGGCTTACTTCACGCTATTCACTACCGCCGTAAACGCAGCTGGGTGGTTCATCGCCAAGTCAGCCAGAACCTTACGGTTCAATGGGTTACCCGCTTGAGCGAGACCGTGCATAAGGCGGCTGTAGGTAGTACCGTTCTGGCGAGCGGCGGCGTTGATACGTACGATCCACAGGCGGCGGAAAGCGCGCTTCTTATTGCGGCGGTCGCGGTAGGCGTAGGTAAGGCCTTTTTCAACGGCG carries:
- the rplT gene encoding 50S ribosomal protein L20 → MPRSVNAVASRARRKRYLKAAKGYFGARSKVYTVAKNAVEKGLTYAYRDRRNKKRAFRRLWIVRINAAARQNGTTYSRLMHGLAQAGNPLNRKVLADLAMNHPAAFTAVVNSVK